The Streptomyces phaeolivaceus genome has a window encoding:
- a CDS encoding Crp/Fnr family transcriptional regulator translates to MPPRVDTFRTVDVLNGRQQMPDGSFLRHLPTDVWQLLVRDWGSDARVHQRGEKLPLGRDDRHVYIVLGGCVLQERFPLGTKIARFRGVGQLLGEAKLIDPEASVGTVCLTTTWIMPCPVPRMNVLLNQHLDARLALLRSLEHRNRSDEMIYGTATRTPIQRVGGLLLHLAAVSGTRSTAEPDHHTILGPTQRDIADALLMGMSTVENALRALRDTHNVITSTYRQFVVTDLPSLRRIVTAS, encoded by the coding sequence GTGCCTCCCAGGGTCGACACATTCCGTACCGTGGACGTCCTCAACGGCCGGCAGCAGATGCCCGACGGCAGCTTTCTACGTCATCTCCCCACTGACGTCTGGCAGTTGCTCGTGCGGGACTGGGGCTCGGACGCCCGTGTCCATCAGCGCGGCGAGAAACTGCCGCTCGGCCGGGACGACCGGCATGTGTACATCGTCCTCGGCGGCTGTGTCCTCCAGGAACGCTTTCCCCTCGGCACCAAGATCGCTCGATTCCGTGGTGTCGGCCAACTCCTGGGTGAAGCCAAGCTCATCGACCCCGAGGCATCGGTCGGCACCGTCTGCCTGACCACCACCTGGATCATGCCCTGCCCCGTCCCACGCATGAACGTTCTGCTCAACCAACACCTCGACGCTCGACTCGCCCTGCTGCGCAGCCTGGAACATCGCAACCGCAGCGACGAGATGATCTACGGCACCGCCACCCGTACACCGATACAGCGGGTGGGTGGACTTCTGCTGCACCTCGCCGCCGTCTCCGGCACCAGGAGCACCGCAGAACCGGACCATCACACCATTCTCGGACCGACCCAACGGGACATCGCCGACGCCCTGCTGATGGGAATGTCCACCGTGGAGAACGCGCTCCGCGCCCTCCGCGACACCCACAACGTGATCACCAGCACCTACCGGCAGTTCGTGGTGACCGACCTCCCCTCGCTCCGGCGCATCGTCACCGCTTCATAG
- the nuoN gene encoding NADH-quinone oxidoreductase subunit NuoN, whose protein sequence is MSASAVHSLWTTAADPITKIDAPKIEYGQLSPTLIVIGAAIIGVLVEAFVPRKSRYYVQVFVSVVALAASFAAVVALAAGGYGTTKAGIAAMGAIAVDGPALFLQGTILLAGILGVFTFAERRLDPETHGNKVDSFAAQAASVPGSDSEKAAVRAGFTTTEVFPLLLFAIGGMLIFPAANDLLTLFIALEVFSLPLYLLCAVARRKRLMSQEAAVKYFLLGAFASAFTLFGIALLYGYAGSVKYATIAQVVDGTIGEINPALADTMGNDALLLIGAAMVVMGLLFKVGAVPFHMWTPDVYQGAPTPVTGFMAAATKVAAFGALLRLLYVVLPGLRWDWRPVMWAVAIVTMLGGAIVAITQTDIKRLLAYSSIAHAGFILAGVIAASPDGVSSVLFYLGAYSFVTIGAFAVVTLVRDAGGEATHLSKWAGLGRRSPLVAAVFAVFLLAFAGIPLTSGFAGKFAVFKAAAEGGAGAIVVVGVISSAIAAFFYIRVIVLMFFSEPRPEGPTVAVPSPLTMTAIGVGVAVTLVLGVAPQYFLDLAGQAGVFVR, encoded by the coding sequence GTGAGCGCATCAGCCGTCCACAGCCTGTGGACAACCGCGGCCGACCCGATCACCAAGATCGACGCGCCGAAGATCGAATACGGGCAATTGTCGCCCACCCTGATCGTCATCGGCGCGGCGATCATCGGGGTGCTCGTCGAGGCCTTCGTCCCGCGCAAGTCCCGTTACTACGTGCAGGTGTTCGTCTCCGTCGTCGCCCTCGCGGCCTCCTTCGCCGCGGTCGTCGCGCTGGCGGCGGGCGGCTACGGCACCACCAAGGCCGGCATCGCCGCCATGGGCGCCATCGCCGTCGACGGACCGGCCCTGTTCCTGCAAGGCACGATCCTGCTGGCCGGCATCCTCGGCGTCTTCACCTTCGCCGAACGCCGCCTCGACCCCGAGACGCACGGCAACAAGGTCGACTCCTTCGCCGCCCAGGCGGCGTCCGTGCCCGGCAGCGACAGCGAGAAGGCGGCCGTGAGGGCCGGGTTCACCACCACCGAGGTGTTCCCGCTGCTGCTCTTCGCGATCGGCGGCATGCTGATCTTCCCGGCGGCCAACGACCTGCTGACCCTGTTCATCGCCCTGGAGGTCTTCTCCCTCCCGCTCTACCTGCTCTGCGCCGTGGCCCGCCGCAAGCGGCTCATGTCGCAGGAGGCCGCCGTCAAGTACTTCCTGCTCGGCGCCTTCGCCTCCGCCTTCACCCTCTTCGGCATCGCCCTGCTCTACGGCTACGCGGGCTCGGTGAAGTACGCGACGATCGCCCAGGTAGTCGACGGCACCATCGGCGAGATCAACCCCGCCCTCGCCGACACCATGGGCAACGACGCGCTGCTGCTCATCGGCGCCGCCATGGTCGTCATGGGCCTGCTGTTCAAGGTCGGAGCGGTGCCGTTCCACATGTGGACGCCCGACGTGTACCAGGGCGCGCCCACACCGGTCACCGGCTTCATGGCGGCGGCCACGAAGGTCGCGGCCTTCGGCGCGCTCCTCAGACTCCTGTACGTCGTCCTGCCCGGTCTGCGCTGGGACTGGCGGCCGGTCATGTGGGCCGTCGCCATCGTCACCATGCTGGGCGGCGCGATCGTCGCCATCACCCAGACCGACATCAAGCGACTGCTCGCCTACTCGTCGATCGCCCACGCCGGCTTCATCCTCGCCGGTGTCATCGCGGCCTCGCCCGACGGCGTCTCGTCCGTGCTGTTCTATCTGGGCGCCTACTCGTTCGTGACGATCGGCGCGTTCGCCGTGGTCACGCTCGTGCGGGACGCGGGCGGCGAGGCGACCCATCTGTCCAAGTGGGCCGGGCTCGGCCGGAGATCACCGCTGGTGGCGGCCGTGTTCGCGGTCTTCCTGCTGGCCTTCGCCGGTATTCCGCTGACCTCCGGTTTCGCGGGCAAGTTCGCCGTGTTCAAGGCGGCGGCGGAGGGCGGCGCGGGCGCGATCGTCGTGGTCGGTGTGATCTCCTCGGCCATCGCCGCGTTCTTCTACATCCGCGTCATCGTGCTGATGTTCTTCAGCGAGCCGCGCCCCGAGGGGCCGACGGTCGCCGTGCCGTCACCGCTGACCATGACCGCGATCGGCGTGGGAGTGGCGGTCACGCTGGTGCTCGGTGTCGCGCCGCAGTACTTCCTTGATCTGGCGGGGCAGGCGGGAGTGTTCGTCCGCTGA
- a CDS encoding ABC transporter substrate-binding protein, with translation MKHKAVATSAALLLPLALTGCGNGGDTAADGGTVTVTVGYQSKTINTVTAGTLLRSLGYFEDELNALGGKTTYKVDWQDYATGAPITAQMTAGKMDIGSMGDFPLLLNAARGKQLGKPTRLVAATGYNLRGGLNTIVTAPDSKLSTLKDLKGKKVSTSVGSAADGTLVRALRDAGLDADKDIEKLNQQPAVGASALSGGSADALSQFVAWPGLLTYQGKAKALYDGAQLDLPTFHGVTAREDFAKRRPAVLEAFLKAQAKATDYLNEHPVEAAEKVADATGLPAEVVYLYNGAHGIATFDPALKPALTAALKKDVPILKAAKLTGDVDVDAFVDDRYVRKALGTAAYDKQLAAVPAPAASEVWPKDATETKSFGTPAELLAYVAGHKDAIRAAYVPDATTGTQWFADKAVWVADGDQLLPFVAPATARAYLAGHDGAEVVTYAAALERAS, from the coding sequence ATGAAACACAAAGCAGTCGCCACCAGCGCCGCCCTCCTGCTGCCGCTCGCCCTGACCGGCTGCGGCAACGGCGGTGACACCGCGGCGGACGGCGGGACGGTCACCGTCACCGTCGGCTACCAGTCCAAGACCATCAACACCGTCACCGCCGGCACCCTGTTGCGCTCCCTCGGCTACTTCGAGGACGAGCTGAACGCGCTGGGCGGGAAGACCACGTACAAGGTCGACTGGCAGGACTACGCGACCGGCGCCCCCATCACCGCCCAGATGACCGCCGGGAAGATGGACATCGGCTCGATGGGCGACTTCCCGCTGCTGCTCAACGCGGCCCGAGGCAAACAGCTCGGCAAGCCCACCCGGCTGGTCGCGGCCACCGGCTACAACCTGCGCGGCGGCCTCAACACCATCGTCACGGCCCCGGACTCGAAGCTGAGCACGCTGAAGGACCTCAAGGGCAAGAAGGTCTCGACGAGCGTCGGTTCGGCGGCCGACGGCACCCTCGTACGCGCGCTGCGGGACGCCGGTCTCGACGCCGACAAGGACATCGAGAAGCTCAACCAGCAGCCGGCCGTCGGCGCCTCCGCGCTCTCCGGGGGCAGCGCGGACGCGCTGTCGCAGTTCGTGGCGTGGCCGGGTCTGCTGACGTACCAGGGCAAGGCGAAGGCCCTGTACGACGGCGCGCAGCTCGACCTTCCCACCTTCCACGGTGTGACCGCCCGCGAGGACTTCGCGAAGCGGCGCCCGGCCGTGCTGGAGGCCTTCCTCAAGGCCCAGGCCAAGGCCACGGACTATCTCAACGAGCACCCGGTGGAGGCCGCCGAGAAGGTCGCCGACGCCACCGGCCTGCCCGCCGAGGTCGTCTACCTCTACAACGGCGCGCACGGCATCGCGACCTTCGACCCGGCCCTGAAGCCCGCGCTGACCGCCGCCCTGAAGAAGGACGTCCCGATCCTCAAGGCCGCGAAGCTGACGGGCGACGTGGACGTGGACGCCTTCGTCGACGACCGTTACGTCCGCAAGGCGCTCGGCACGGCGGCCTACGACAAGCAGCTCGCCGCCGTCCCCGCCCCGGCGGCCAGCGAGGTCTGGCCCAAGGACGCCACCGAGACGAAGTCCTTCGGGACACCGGCGGAACTGCTCGCCTACGTCGCCGGACACAAGGACGCGATCCGTGCCGCGTACGTCCCCGACGCCACGACCGGCACGCAGTGGTTCGCCGACAAGGCGGTGTGGGTGGCCGACGGGGACCAGCTCCTTCCCTTCGTCGCCCCGGCCACCGCTCGGGCGTACCTCGCCGGACACGACGGCGCCGAGGTCGTCACCTACGCCGCCGCGCTGGAGCGGGCGTCGTGA
- a CDS encoding fumarate reductase/succinate dehydrogenase flavoprotein subunit: protein MDTVETPLTIPALADAEELTCDVLVIGGGTAGTMAALTAAEHGANVLLLEKAHVRHSGALAMGMDGVNNAVIPGRAEPDDYVAEITRANDGIVDQSTVRQTATRGFDMVRRLESYGVKFEKDEHNEYAVRQVHRSGSYVLPMPEGKDVKKVLYRQLRRREMRERIRVENRVMPVRVLTAGEGADRRAVGAAGFNTRTGQFVTVRAGAVVLATGACGRLGLPASGYLYGTYENPTNAGDGYAMAYHAGAELTGIECFQINPLIKDYNGPACAYVANPFGGYQVNRHGERFVDSDYWSGQMMAEFAAEIASDRAPVYLKLSHLPEESVAALESILHTTERPTRGTFHSGRGHDYRTHDIEMHISEIGLCGGHSASGVRVDDQARTTVPRLYAAGDLACVPHNYMIGAFVFGDLAGADASRYSPYEGELPESQLRDAHELIYRPLRNPDGPPQPQVEYKLRRFVNDYVAPPKSGSRLSLALNAFERMRDDIAGMGARTPHELMRCAEVSFIRDCAEMAARASLARTESRWGLYHDRLDHPHRDDTSWFHHLDLHKSPSGAMEFTARPVAPYLVPIDEFTPTGGPSRHLGEIHAENVATAGSRDVAPVAAGVDGGTGSGAAAGAGADLELGVGLDSPHISSARLLELVALAEEQPELDALRPYLADPTPAVRREAVAVLTETLPPGTGSALAEALRDGAAEVRAAAAASLRELVETLPPEPALRDGLAAALTEPDPVVRAAALDVLRALSLGDTTLFAGSLTDSDITVRIEAVRALVSVDAATELALAAPADPSREVRVTIAKALATIATNAPVPQPPGPATLTALTTLTADPDPLVRAAAYAALGAVGCPPQLAPRAVSALSDPAWQVRSGAATALSTAPTPLAVPALASTLTDPNADVRKATVLSLTHHTTSEAARTALTTATKDSDADVRAYASRAL, encoded by the coding sequence GTGGACACGGTGGAGACCCCCCTCACGATCCCGGCGCTCGCCGACGCCGAGGAACTGACCTGCGACGTCCTCGTCATCGGCGGCGGCACCGCGGGCACGATGGCGGCCCTGACCGCCGCCGAGCACGGCGCGAACGTCCTCCTCCTGGAGAAGGCGCACGTCCGGCACTCGGGCGCCCTCGCCATGGGCATGGACGGCGTCAACAACGCCGTCATCCCCGGCCGCGCCGAACCCGACGACTACGTCGCCGAGATCACCCGCGCCAACGACGGCATCGTCGACCAGTCCACGGTCCGCCAGACCGCCACCCGAGGCTTCGACATGGTCCGGCGGCTGGAGTCGTACGGGGTGAAGTTCGAGAAGGACGAGCACAACGAGTACGCGGTCCGCCAGGTCCACCGCTCCGGCTCGTACGTGCTGCCGATGCCCGAGGGCAAGGACGTCAAGAAGGTCCTCTACCGGCAGCTGCGGCGCCGCGAGATGCGGGAGAGGATCCGCGTCGAGAACCGGGTGATGCCGGTGCGCGTGCTCACGGCGGGCGAGGGAGCGGACCGGAGGGCGGTGGGCGCGGCGGGCTTCAACACCCGCACCGGACAGTTCGTCACGGTCCGCGCGGGCGCGGTCGTCCTCGCGACCGGCGCCTGCGGGCGCCTCGGTCTGCCGGCCTCGGGCTACCTCTACGGCACGTACGAGAACCCCACCAACGCGGGCGACGGCTACGCCATGGCGTATCACGCGGGCGCCGAACTCACCGGCATCGAGTGCTTCCAGATCAACCCGCTCATCAAGGACTACAACGGCCCCGCCTGCGCCTACGTCGCCAACCCCTTCGGCGGCTACCAGGTCAACCGGCACGGCGAACGCTTCGTCGACTCCGACTACTGGTCCGGCCAGATGATGGCCGAGTTCGCCGCCGAGATCGCCTCCGACCGCGCCCCCGTCTATCTGAAGCTGAGCCACCTCCCGGAGGAGTCCGTCGCGGCCCTCGAATCGATCCTGCACACGACGGAACGCCCCACGCGCGGCACCTTCCACTCCGGCCGGGGCCACGACTACCGCACCCACGACATCGAGATGCACATCTCGGAGATCGGCCTGTGCGGCGGCCACTCCGCCTCGGGTGTCCGCGTCGACGACCAGGCCCGTACGACCGTGCCCCGCCTCTACGCCGCCGGTGACCTCGCCTGCGTCCCGCACAACTACATGATCGGCGCCTTCGTCTTCGGCGACCTCGCGGGCGCGGACGCCTCCCGATACTCCCCGTACGAGGGCGAGTTGCCGGAAAGCCAGCTCCGCGACGCGCACGAGCTGATCTACCGCCCGCTGCGCAACCCGGACGGGCCCCCGCAGCCCCAGGTCGAGTACAAGCTCCGCCGCTTCGTCAACGACTACGTGGCGCCCCCGAAGTCCGGCTCCCGCCTCTCCCTCGCCCTCAACGCGTTCGAGCGCATGCGCGACGACATCGCCGGGATGGGCGCCCGCACCCCGCACGAACTCATGCGCTGCGCCGAGGTCTCCTTCATCCGCGACTGCGCCGAGATGGCCGCCCGCGCCTCCCTGGCCCGCACCGAGTCCCGCTGGGGCCTCTACCACGACCGCCTCGACCACCCCCACCGCGACGACACCTCCTGGTTCCACCACCTCGACCTCCACAAGTCCCCTTCCGGCGCGATGGAGTTCACGGCCCGCCCGGTCGCCCCCTACCTCGTCCCGATCGACGAGTTCACCCCGACCGGCGGCCCCTCCCGCCACCTGGGCGAGATCCACGCGGAGAACGTGGCGACGGCGGGGTCCCGGGACGTTGCCCCGGTGGCGGCGGGAGTGGACGGGGGCACGGGCTCGGGTGCCGCCGCCGGGGCCGGCGCCGATCTGGAGTTGGGGGTGGGGTTGGACTCCCCCCACATCTCCTCCGCCCGCCTCCTCGAACTGGTCGCCCTCGCCGAGGAGCAGCCCGAACTCGACGCCCTGCGCCCCTACTTGGCCGACCCGACGCCGGCCGTCCGCCGCGAAGCCGTCGCCGTGCTCACGGAGACCCTTCCGCCGGGAACCGGCTCCGCCCTCGCCGAGGCGCTCCGCGACGGCGCCGCCGAGGTACGCGCCGCCGCCGCGGCCTCCCTCCGCGAACTCGTCGAGACACTCCCGCCCGAGCCCGCCCTCCGCGACGGCCTGGCCGCCGCCCTGACCGAGCCCGACCCGGTCGTCCGCGCCGCCGCCCTGGACGTCCTGCGCGCCCTGAGCCTCGGCGACACCACCCTGTTCGCCGGCTCCCTGACGGACTCCGACATCACCGTCCGTATCGAGGCCGTGCGTGCCCTCGTCTCGGTCGACGCGGCCACCGAACTCGCCCTCGCGGCGCCCGCCGACCCGTCCCGCGAGGTCCGCGTCACGATCGCCAAGGCCTTGGCGACGATCGCGACGAACGCCCCGGTCCCCCAGCCGCCCGGCCCGGCCACGCTCACCGCCCTCACGACACTCACCGCCGATCCCGACCCCTTGGTGCGCGCCGCCGCCTACGCCGCCCTGGGCGCGGTCGGCTGCCCCCCTCAGCTCGCGCCCCGGGCGGTGTCGGCCCTCTCGGACCCCGCCTGGCAGGTCCGGTCCGGCGCCGCCACCGCCCTCTCCACCGCGCCCACCCCCCTGGCCGTCCCCGCCCTCGCGTCGACCCTCACCGACCCCAACGCCGACGTCCGCAAAGCCACCGTCCTCTCCCTCACCCACCACACCACCTCAGAAGCGGCCCGGACGGCCCTCACCACAGCCACCAAGGACTCCGACGCCGACGTCAGGGCCTACGCGTCCCGGGCACTGTGA
- a CDS encoding 4Fe-4S dicluster domain-containing protein, with product MALAPQRADVPVTIDESKCIDGCTLCVDMCPLDSLAIDESNGKAYMHVDECWYCGPCAARCPTGAVTVNMPYLLR from the coding sequence ATGGCTTTGGCGCCCCAGCGGGCCGACGTGCCCGTGACCATCGACGAGTCGAAGTGCATCGACGGCTGCACCCTCTGTGTGGACATGTGCCCGCTGGACTCCCTGGCCATCGACGAGAGCAACGGCAAGGCCTACATGCACGTCGACGAGTGCTGGTACTGCGGCCCGTGCGCGGCCCGCTGTCCCACCGGCGCCGTCACGGTCAACATGCCCTACCTGCTCCGCTGA
- the recQ gene encoding DNA helicase RecQ, with product MIGTGGTSVMADEGRTTGADSEALAVLHRVFGYDAFRGDQEAIIEHVVAGGDAVVLMPTGGGKSLCYQIPSLVRPGTGIVVSPLIALMQDQVDALRALGVRAGFVNSTQDFDERRVVEAEFLAGELDLLYLAPERLRLDATLDLLGRGKISVFAIDEAHCVSQWGHDFRPDYLSLSLLGQRWPDVPRIALTATATHATHREITERLAMPQARHFEASFDRPNIQYRIVPKADPKKQLLSFLRQEHPGDAGIVYCLSRNSVERTAEFLSKNGVAAVPYHAGLDAGTRAAHQSRFLREDGLVVVATIAFGMGIDKPDVRFVAHLDLPKSVEGYYQETGRAGRDGLPSTAWMAYGLNDVIQQRKMIQGSEGDEAFRRRAASHLDAMLALCETAQCRRGQLLQYFGQEPQAEGCGNCDTCLVPPETWDGTVASQKVLSAVVRLQRERGQKFGAVQIVDILLGRRTAKVIQFDHDQLSVFGIGEELAEGEWRGVVRQLLAQGILAVEGEYGTLVLTEESGAVLRRERDVPLRKEPKKPATTRSASGGGSGSSGSGRGDRKAKAAAVELSDDLIPVFEALRAWRAEQAREQGVPAYVIFHDATLREIVATAPASVAELGTISGIGEKKLATYGEGVLGVLTSLGGAPAAAPAPDGPRSPARETSAADAGPEDAFDWPDDEPEPEPEDWA from the coding sequence ATGATCGGGACGGGCGGGACGAGTGTGATGGCGGACGAGGGCAGGACGACCGGAGCGGACAGCGAGGCGCTGGCCGTGCTCCACCGGGTCTTCGGGTACGACGCCTTCCGGGGCGACCAGGAAGCGATCATCGAGCATGTGGTCGCGGGCGGCGACGCCGTCGTGCTCATGCCGACCGGCGGCGGCAAATCGCTGTGCTACCAGATCCCGTCCCTGGTCAGGCCGGGTACGGGCATCGTGGTCTCCCCGCTGATCGCGCTGATGCAGGACCAGGTGGACGCGCTGCGGGCGCTGGGCGTGCGCGCCGGGTTCGTCAACTCCACACAGGACTTCGACGAGCGGCGCGTGGTCGAGGCGGAGTTCCTCGCCGGCGAGCTGGACCTGCTCTACCTCGCACCCGAGCGGCTGCGGCTCGACGCCACCCTGGATCTGCTGGGGCGCGGCAAGATCTCGGTGTTCGCGATCGACGAGGCGCACTGCGTCTCCCAGTGGGGGCACGACTTCCGCCCGGACTACCTCTCCCTGTCCCTGCTGGGGCAGCGCTGGCCGGACGTACCGCGCATCGCGCTCACGGCCACCGCCACCCACGCCACGCACCGCGAGATCACCGAGCGGCTGGCCATGCCGCAGGCCCGGCACTTCGAGGCCAGCTTCGACCGGCCCAACATCCAGTACCGGATCGTGCCCAAGGCCGATCCGAAGAAGCAGCTCCTGTCCTTCCTGCGCCAGGAGCACCCCGGCGACGCGGGCATCGTCTACTGCCTGTCCAGGAACTCCGTCGAGCGCACGGCCGAATTCCTGAGCAAGAACGGCGTCGCGGCGGTCCCGTACCACGCGGGACTCGACGCGGGCACCCGCGCGGCACACCAGTCCCGGTTCCTGCGCGAGGACGGGCTCGTGGTCGTCGCCACGATCGCCTTCGGCATGGGCATCGACAAGCCCGACGTACGGTTCGTCGCCCACCTGGACCTGCCGAAGTCGGTGGAGGGCTACTACCAGGAGACCGGCCGCGCCGGCCGCGACGGGCTGCCGTCCACGGCTTGGATGGCGTACGGCCTGAACGACGTCATACAGCAGCGGAAGATGATCCAGGGCAGCGAGGGCGACGAGGCGTTCCGCCGCCGGGCCGCCTCCCACCTGGACGCGATGCTGGCGCTCTGCGAGACCGCCCAGTGCCGGCGCGGTCAGCTCCTGCAGTACTTCGGCCAGGAACCCCAGGCCGAGGGCTGCGGCAACTGCGACACCTGCCTCGTACCGCCGGAGACCTGGGACGGCACGGTCGCCTCGCAGAAGGTGCTCTCCGCCGTGGTGCGGCTGCAGCGGGAGCGGGGACAGAAGTTCGGCGCCGTGCAGATCGTCGACATCCTGCTGGGGCGGCGGACCGCGAAGGTCATCCAGTTCGACCACGACCAGCTCTCCGTCTTCGGCATCGGTGAGGAGCTGGCCGAGGGCGAATGGCGGGGCGTCGTAAGACAGTTGCTCGCACAGGGCATCCTCGCGGTCGAGGGCGAGTACGGCACGCTCGTGCTCACCGAGGAGAGCGGGGCGGTGCTGCGCCGAGAGCGGGACGTGCCGCTGCGCAAGGAGCCGAAGAAGCCGGCGACCACGCGGTCGGCGTCCGGCGGCGGATCGGGATCCTCCGGCTCCGGCCGGGGCGACCGCAAGGCCAAGGCGGCGGCCGTCGAGCTGTCGGACGACCTGATCCCCGTCTTCGAGGCGCTCCGCGCCTGGCGCGCCGAACAGGCCCGCGAACAGGGCGTCCCCGCGTACGTCATCTTCCACGACGCCACCCTCCGCGAGATCGTGGCCACCGCGCCCGCGTCCGTCGCCGAACTCGGCACGATCAGCGGAATCGGCGAGAAGAAACTGGCGACGTACGGGGAGGGCGTACTGGGGGTGCTGACTTCGTTGGGCGGCGCCCCTGCGGCGGCCCCCGCACCCGACGGGCCCAGAAGCCCGGCCCGCGAGACGTCCGCCGCGGACGCGGGCCCGGAGGACGCCTTCGACTGGCCGGACGACGAGCCGGAGCCGGAGCCGGAGGACTGGGCGTAG
- a CDS encoding ABC transporter ATP-binding protein, with the protein MGRPDAVALTGVDLDIAPGEILTVVGPSGCGKSTLLRTLAGLLPQLGGEITQDGSPLTGPSAERALVFQEDALLPWRTLRANVELPLAIRGLPRAARRTQADEWLTRVGLADHTRQLPHRVSGGQRQRAQLARALAGRPHAVLMDEPFGALDAQTRAGMQDLLVEVLRGTGATVVFVTHDVDEALFLGDRVALLGAGRLTAVRDVPRPRDRAAHDDPARVALRRDVLTSLSN; encoded by the coding sequence CTGGGCCGCCCGGACGCGGTCGCCCTGACCGGCGTCGACCTGGACATCGCCCCCGGTGAGATCCTCACCGTCGTCGGCCCGTCCGGCTGCGGCAAGTCGACCCTGCTGCGCACCCTGGCCGGCCTGCTGCCGCAGCTCGGCGGTGAGATCACCCAGGACGGGAGCCCCCTGACCGGCCCGTCCGCCGAACGCGCCCTCGTCTTCCAGGAGGACGCCCTCCTGCCCTGGCGCACCCTGCGCGCGAACGTCGAACTCCCGCTCGCCATCCGCGGTCTGCCCCGCGCCGCCCGCCGTACCCAGGCGGACGAGTGGCTGACCCGGGTCGGACTCGCCGACCACACCCGGCAGTTGCCGCACCGCGTCTCCGGCGGACAGCGCCAGCGCGCGCAACTGGCCCGCGCCCTCGCCGGGCGTCCCCACGCCGTACTGATGGACGAGCCGTTCGGCGCGCTCGACGCGCAGACCCGGGCCGGGATGCAGGACCTGCTGGTGGAGGTGTTGCGGGGCACGGGCGCCACGGTCGTCTTCGTCACCCATGACGTGGACGAGGCCCTGTTCCTCGGCGACCGCGTGGCCCTCCTCGGCGCCGGCCGGCTGACCGCCGTACGGGACGTCCCGCGCCCCCGGGACCGCGCCGCCCACGACGACCCGGCACGCGTGGCCCTGCGCCGCGACGTCCTGACCTCCCTCAGCAACTGA
- a CDS encoding ABC transporter permease: MSRPAKADGRPRTRAPGSRPPATRYALRALSLVTALTLWQLLTGLDVDVWLRFSQFPTVTDVAHAFADRVSGPDYWTDLTDSLTRILTGFLLAAVLGVAVGILIARSRLAEDLLGPVLEVIRPIPAIALVPVAILLFPSNEQGIVFITFTAAFFPVLVSTRHAVRALTPVWEEAVRTMGGGRWRILASVVLPGALPGIFGGLSVGIGVSWICVISAEMISGQYGVGYRTWQDYTVVNYPGVFVGMATIGVLGWLTSTAVELLGRRLTHWLPRTSYAPAARPRVPRPAAAPGAPASATTVTTVTTTAEAEEARDEHLV; the protein is encoded by the coding sequence GTGAGCCGCCCCGCCAAAGCCGACGGCCGCCCGCGCACGCGGGCGCCCGGCTCCCGGCCGCCCGCGACCCGCTACGCCCTGCGCGCCCTGTCGCTCGTCACGGCCCTCACCCTCTGGCAGCTGCTGACCGGCCTGGACGTCGACGTCTGGCTGCGGTTCTCGCAGTTCCCCACGGTCACGGACGTCGCGCACGCCTTCGCGGACCGGGTCTCCGGGCCGGACTACTGGACGGACCTGACCGACAGCCTCACCCGCATCCTGACCGGCTTCCTGCTGGCGGCGGTGCTGGGAGTCGCGGTCGGCATCCTGATCGCCCGGTCCCGGCTCGCCGAGGACCTGCTCGGCCCGGTCCTGGAGGTGATCCGCCCGATCCCGGCGATCGCCCTGGTCCCGGTCGCGATCCTGCTCTTCCCCTCGAACGAGCAGGGCATCGTCTTCATCACCTTCACCGCCGCGTTCTTCCCGGTCCTGGTCTCCACCCGGCACGCCGTACGGGCGCTGACCCCGGTGTGGGAGGAGGCCGTCCGCACGATGGGCGGCGGCCGGTGGCGGATCCTCGCCTCCGTCGTCCTGCCTGGCGCGCTGCCGGGCATCTTCGGCGGCCTGTCGGTCGGCATCGGGGTGTCCTGGATCTGTGTGATCTCCGCCGAGATGATCTCCGGCCAGTACGGCGTCGGCTACCGCACCTGGCAGGACTACACCGTCGTCAACTACCCGGGTGTCTTCGTCGGCATGGCCACGATCGGCGTCCTGGGCTGGCTGACGTCGACCGCCGTGGAACTGCTCGGCCGCCGGCTCACCCACTGGCTCCCGCGCACGTCGTACGCCCCCGCCGCGCGCCCCCGGGTGCCCCGGCCCGCGGCGGCACCGGGCGCTCCGGCTTCCGCCACCACCGTCACCACCGTCACCACCACCGCCGAGGCCGAGGAGGCACGTGATGAGCACCTCGTCTGA